ACGAAAGAAAGCCCGATCAAAGATTTCAAAGCCGTGGCAGCGAAAGACGGGATCACGGCCATAAAAGTCAAATCCAGCAATATGTTACTCGCTTACGGTTTTGTACGGAAAGTATTCGAAATATTCGAATCCTGGAAAACCCCGATCGACATGATTGCCACGTCGGAAGTTGCCATATCTCTCACAATCGACAGTACATGCCACTTGGAAGACATCAAAAAAGACCTCACGAAATACGGTACAATCGAGGTCGAAGAATCTCTTTCCATCATCTGCATCGTCGGGGATTGCTCGATCAACAATAGTGGACTTGCGGCTCGAGCTCTCACCGCGCTGGAAGATATTCCCCTGCACATGATCTCCTACGGGGCCAGCGAACACAGCATTTCTCTACTCGTGAAACAAGCAGACAAACAAAAAGCACTTGAGGCTCTTAGCGAAAGATTGTTAAATAAATGAGTTCATAAACCCACCCACATGAATATAGAAACCATCAAAACATTTCAAACCTTGAAGACCCCGTTTTACTACTACGACACGACTCTTCTACAAGCCACGCTTCAAGCCGCCTCCCAAGCAGCTAACGAACATGGATTCAATTTGCATTACGCGATAAAAGCGAATGCCAACCCACACATTCTTGACATCATTCAAAGCCACGGAATTGGTGCGGACTGCGTGAGTGGTAACGAGGTGGCTCAAGCCGTAGCAAGTGGTTTTCCCTCGGAACAGATCGTGTATGCCGGAGTCGGGAAAAGCGACGAGGAAATCCGGCTGGCTCTTGAAAAAGAGATATTCTGTTTCAACTGCGAATCTTTACCCGAAATAGAGGTGATCAACATGCTGGCCGGAGAAATGGGGAAAAAAGCCTCTGTTGCTCTTCGGGTAAACCCCAACGTGGACGCCCACACGCATCATTACATCACCACGGGAATCGAAGAAAACAAGTTCGGATTCTACCTTTACGACCTCGACCACGCCATCACGGCCTGCCGGGAAATGGAACACATCAGGCTTATCGGACTACATTTTCATATCGGCTCCCAGATCACCGATCTCACGGTATTCCGAGGACTTTGTTTGAGAGTAAACGAAATACAATCCCGCCTGAAAGAACGGGGAATCATTCTCCCTCACGTGAACTTCGGCGGTGGATTAGGCATCAATTACGATTGCCCCACGTGTGGGCTGATTCCCGACTTTGCCTCTTATTTTCAAATTTTTGCTGATTTCTTCGAGGCCCAGCCGGGTCAGCAACTTCATTTCGAACTAGGCCGATCCCTTGTCGGACAATGCGGTTCCCTTATCTCTCGTGTCCTGTACGTGAAGGAAGGGAAACATAAAAAGTTTGTCATCTTGGATGCGGGAATGAACGACCTTTTACGTCCGGCACTCTACCAAGCTTTCCACCGGATAGAAAACTTGACCTCCGTGGGAGAACATGAAAAATACGACGTGGTTGGCCCTATCTGTGAATCATCTGATTGTTTCGGCAAAGACCGGAAACTCCCCCTCACCAACCGAGGAGACTTGATCGCCATTCGCTCCTGTGGTGCATACGGAGAAGTCATGGCCTCACGATACAATCTCCGAGAATTACCGGGAAGTTATTTTTCCCAGTAATTCGTGATATTCCTGCCAATAGATGAAAAATGTGAAACAGACCTGGGGAAACCGGGTCTGTTTCACATTTTCAAGTCCATTCACTATTTCTGGTTATTTTTCTTATCATTCGGCTTGGCAATGGATTCTCTCATTTGCGTATCAGCCTCGATATTCTTCATCTTGTAGTAATCCATGATACCCAAATTACCACTACGGAAAGCCTCTGCCATAGCACGAGGAACTTCTGCCTCAGCCTCGATCACTCTCGCCCGCATTTCCTGTGCAAGCGCCTTCATTTCATGCTCGGTAGCAACAGCCATTGCACGGCGTTCCTCCGCTTTCGCCTGAGCGATTTTCAAATCGGCCTCTGCCTGATCGGTCTGTAATTCCGCCCCGATATTTTTACCTATATCAATATCTGCAATATCAATAGACAAAATTTCAAAAGCAGTACCAGAATCCAATCCCTTGTTCAACACCACCTTCGAAATAGAATCCGGATTCTCCAAAACCTCCTTGTGCGAGGCTGCAGAACCGATTGAAGACACAATACCTTCCCCGACACGAGCCAGAATAGTTTCCTCCCCGGCACCCCCGACTAACTGACGGATATTTGCCCGTACCGTAACCCGGGCTTTAGCTATCAACTGAATACCATCTTTAGCCACGGCAGCCACCGGCGGGGTATTAATCACTTTTGGGTTCACACTCATCTGTACAGCCTCGAACACGTCACGACCGGCCAGGTCCACGGCCGTTGCAATTTGAAACGTCAAGTCGATATTTGCTTTAGACGCAGACACCAAGGCATGTACCACTTGAGCCACGTGTCCCCCTGCCAGATAATGAGCTTCCAACAAGTCACGATAAAGCTCCAAGCCTGCCTTTTTCCCCTCGATCATGGCACGAACGATAACCGTGGGAGGCACTTTCCGCCAACGCATCAAAACCAATTGCAACAAAGATATTTTCACATCAGACACTAACGCTTGAAACCACAAGCCGATCGGAATAAAGTAGAGGATCATCCAAAGTAAAAAAAGACCTCCGGCGATAACCGCTACCAGAAAAAACAAACTACTCTCCATCTTCTATTCAGTTTTTAATTTAACTACAATCTTATTTTTATACACTTTCAACACGACGACTTCCCGGTTTTCCTCGATATACCCAGAACGGGATTCCGCCTCGACCACACTGTCCCCCACCCGTACTTTTCCCATCGGTGCCAAGCGTCCCTGCGTCATCCCAACATCTCCTTCCCGAATGGATTCATCCACACCTTCCACCGTGCTATCAATCTGCGTGTGTAACTGCATACGCTTCCACGTCTTCGATCGCAAGACGTAATAAGTCACCCCGAAACCACAAAGAGCCGTCCCCAACAAAGTGAAATGCCCGACCGTCGTTCCCATCGTAGAATAAGCGATATAAATAGCGATTCCCACGCAAGCGAAACCTAAAATCCCTGCCACGTTCACTCCCGGGAAAACAAGAAACTCAAGTATTAACAGGACAAAGCCTATCAAGATCAGCATGAATAAAACAAGCCACTCCATATACAACATTTTTTGTTTGATAAAGATACATTTTTTTATTTAATAATAGTATCATCGTACTGAAATATTTTCCACACCCCCACCCCACCTTCCCAACTGCTTAGGCCGTGACACCCGAACGTGACAAAGGAAGGCTACACCCTGAAATACCTGTTTAACTACCAATATAACGAGTAGGAGAAATCAGATTTTAATTACCCCGAAATTATTTCCCCGCCCTCTGGCACGGGTTACAGTGCTAGCGAGTTTGAACCCGCACATTTTCAACATACGATTTTCAATTCTCAATTATTATCTTTTACTTTGTAGCCAATTTTTCATTACCCATGTAGGCAATGAGTCAAGTACATAAAAGAGAGGACGAATGAAATACACTGAATTGGATGACAATGAAGAATTCTACCGCAAAGTAGAATATTACAACAAGGCAAGAACTGAAAAATTAAGCTATCATTATAAAGAAATTCTCAAATTATTGGGAGAAGATCCCGAAAGAGAAGGATTAGTGAAAACCCCATACCGTGTTGCAAAAGCCATGCAATTCATGACACGAGGCTACACGGAAAATCCGGAAGAAATCCTTCGCTCCGCCCTGTTCAAGGAAGATTATCGCCAGATGGTGATCGTCAAGGATATTGAAATTTATTCTCTATGTGAACACCACATGCTCCCGTTCATCGGACACGCCCACGTGGCCTATATCCCGAACGGATACATCACCGGGCTGAGTAAAATCGCACGGGTAGTTGAGGCCTTTTCCAGAAGGCTCCAAGTACAGGAAAGACTGACGAATGACATAAAAAATTGTATACAGAATACACTCAATCCCCTCGGCGTTGCCGTGGTCATTGAGGCCCAGCATATGTGCATGATGATGCGGGGTGTGCAAAAACAAAATTCGGTAACGACCACTTCCGATTTCAGCGGGGCATTCGAAAAACTTGCCACGCGGGAAGAGTTCATCCGATTAATTAGTAACAAATTTCATTAAGAAATAAACATGACGAGTATGAAAAAAGCATTTGTTTTCCCGGGCCAAGGAGCCCAATTCGTAGGTATGGGCAAGGACTTGTACGAGAACTCACCCGAAGCAAAAGAGTTATTTGAAAAGGCAAATGAAATTCTGGGATTCCGCATCACGGACCTGATGTTCGAGGGAACCGACGAAGATTTAAAGCAGACCAAAGTAACTCAACCGGCGATATTCCTTCACTCGGTGATTCTTGCAAAATCGTTGAACGAGAAACCGGATATGGTAGCGGGTCACTCGCTGGGAGAATTCTCTGCACTTGTTGCCAACGGTACACTTTCTTTCGAAGATGGCTTGCGTCTTGTTCACGCCAGAGCGCTTGCCATGCAAAAAGCATGCGAGGCTAATCCATCCACGATGGCAGCCATCCTCGGGTTACCGGATGAAACTGTCGAAAACATTTTAGCTGAAATAGATGATGTAGTTGTTCCTGCCAATTACAACTGTCCGGGACAAATCGTTATTTCCGGAACGACACAAGGAATTGCCACCGCTTGCGAAAAATTAAAAGCAGCCGGGGCCAAACGGGCTCTCCCGTTAAAAGTCGGGGGTGCTTTCCACTCTCCGCTGATGGAACCTGCCCGGAAAGAACTGGCCGATGCCATCATGAACACCCATTTCTCACAACCTTCATGCCCGGTTTACCAGAACGTGAACGCACAACCAGTGTCTGACCCGGAGGTGATCAAAAAGAACTTGATTGCCCAGTTAACAGCATCTGTACGTTGGACTCAAACCGTACAAAATATGCTGGCAGACGGGGCATCATCTTTCTTAGAAATCGGTCCTGGAAACGTACTTCAAGGATTGATCAAAAAAGTAAGTACCGAAGTTGAAACAGCAGGAATGCAATAGATTTTGTTTAAAACAAAATCTACTGGTTACAAGTTACAGGTTAGCAAGTTACAAGTTCATGAATCTTACATATCAAGAACCGCCTAACTCATGAACTTGTAACCTGCAGAGCCGAAGGCTCAACCTGAAACTTGTAACAATTTTAAAGCCTCCCATGGGAGGCTTTAAAATTTTATTACTATCTTTGAACAAAGATAATTCAAGATAAAACCGGGATATGCCAAACAATAAAACTAAAAAACACCGTACGATTCAATACGTGTTTAAAATCAGTACGATCATCATTATCTGTGGTCTCATAGTCTTATTACTTCCTAAAATAGAGGGTTTTAAATATTCTTACCAAAAAGGGATGCCTTGGAAATACGAGACATTGATCGCACCCTTAGATTTTCCTCTGCATAAAAGTGCTGAAGAACTTGCCGCTGATATTGAAAAAATCAAAGAAGAGCAAGCCCCCATTTTCAACTTCAAAGAAACAAATATTGAAGCTCAGATCAACAAACTTTCAGAAAAAATAAACACATATCGAACCGCAAACAACGGAAAAGATATGGATAAAATCATTCAAAAACTACGGGAAATTTATTCCAAAGGCATCTTACTGATGCCGGAAAAAATGGATCCGGCTAAAATCAAAAATATTCTTATCGTCAAAAACAACATTGCCTTCGACGAAAAGTTTTCCAACGTGTACACGCTAAAG
The window above is part of the Butyricimonas paravirosa genome. Proteins encoded here:
- the lysA gene encoding diaminopimelate decarboxylase, encoding MNIETIKTFQTLKTPFYYYDTTLLQATLQAASQAANEHGFNLHYAIKANANPHILDIIQSHGIGADCVSGNEVAQAVASGFPSEQIVYAGVGKSDEEIRLALEKEIFCFNCESLPEIEVINMLAGEMGKKASVALRVNPNVDAHTHHYITTGIEENKFGFYLYDLDHAITACREMEHIRLIGLHFHIGSQITDLTVFRGLCLRVNEIQSRLKERGIILPHVNFGGGLGINYDCPTCGLIPDFASYFQIFADFFEAQPGQQLHFELGRSLVGQCGSLISRVLYVKEGKHKKFVILDAGMNDLLRPALYQAFHRIENLTSVGEHEKYDVVGPICESSDCFGKDRKLPLTNRGDLIAIRSCGAYGEVMASRYNLRELPGSYFSQ
- the floA gene encoding flotillin-like protein FloA (flotillin-like protein involved in membrane lipid rafts) gives rise to the protein MESSLFFLVAVIAGGLFLLWMILYFIPIGLWFQALVSDVKISLLQLVLMRWRKVPPTVIVRAMIEGKKAGLELYRDLLEAHYLAGGHVAQVVHALVSASKANIDLTFQIATAVDLAGRDVFEAVQMSVNPKVINTPPVAAVAKDGIQLIAKARVTVRANIRQLVGGAGEETILARVGEGIVSSIGSAASHKEVLENPDSISKVVLNKGLDSGTAFEILSIDIADIDIGKNIGAELQTDQAEADLKIAQAKAEERRAMAVATEHEMKALAQEMRARVIEAEAEVPRAMAEAFRSGNLGIMDYYKMKNIEADTQMRESIAKPNDKKNNQK
- the fabD gene encoding ACP S-malonyltransferase, encoding MKKAFVFPGQGAQFVGMGKDLYENSPEAKELFEKANEILGFRITDLMFEGTDEDLKQTKVTQPAIFLHSVILAKSLNEKPDMVAGHSLGEFSALVANGTLSFEDGLRLVHARALAMQKACEANPSTMAAILGLPDETVENILAEIDDVVVPANYNCPGQIVISGTTQGIATACEKLKAAGAKRALPLKVGGAFHSPLMEPARKELADAIMNTHFSQPSCPVYQNVNAQPVSDPEVIKKNLIAQLTASVRWTQTVQNMLADGASSFLEIGPGNVLQGLIKKVSTEVETAGMQ
- the folE gene encoding GTP cyclohydrolase I FolE, which translates into the protein MKYTELDDNEEFYRKVEYYNKARTEKLSYHYKEILKLLGEDPEREGLVKTPYRVAKAMQFMTRGYTENPEEILRSALFKEDYRQMVIVKDIEIYSLCEHHMLPFIGHAHVAYIPNGYITGLSKIARVVEAFSRRLQVQERLTNDIKNCIQNTLNPLGVAVVIEAQHMCMMMRGVQKQNSVTTTSDFSGAFEKLATREEFIRLISNKFH